One window of the Leptolyngbya iicbica LK genome contains the following:
- a CDS encoding DUF928 domain-containing protein, with amino-acid sequence MKISAPCSHSLVPALGRSAIALALSTPLLLASSTTAQAGLIDTIRGIFTGDTGEGAAGTSRGGAIRDEFCEPGAAVAIAKTWRLSALVPETAQQTAQSAPSIFVYLDLETVADAQAKQQLPQTNLKQGILDYGEEDLDQFRTGERIDLLLELVLSDAENNPESFRQYYFALPDDDAVVELPLPLESPLAVGQTYQWTARLLCRRLTAEGTVSNESVAASPTRLNEVEQTSVFGFITRVPSSAELETAIASNDPEARYQAYIDNQLWFELVADLATVPNAPEWPSLLEAWDIPVTDAAPQTLQPLREVSSEN; translated from the coding sequence ATGAAAATTTCTGCACCCTGCTCTCACTCTTTGGTCCCTGCGCTTGGCCGCAGTGCGATCGCGCTGGCTTTATCCACCCCTCTGCTTCTCGCCAGCAGCACTACCGCCCAGGCTGGCCTGATTGATACGATTCGCGGCATCTTTACGGGCGATACTGGTGAGGGCGCTGCTGGCACGAGTCGCGGTGGCGCTATTCGGGACGAATTTTGTGAACCCGGGGCCGCCGTGGCGATCGCCAAAACCTGGCGACTGTCGGCCCTCGTGCCCGAAACCGCTCAGCAGACGGCCCAATCGGCACCCTCCATTTTTGTGTATCTCGACCTGGAAACGGTGGCTGATGCCCAGGCCAAGCAACAGCTGCCCCAAACGAATCTGAAGCAAGGCATTCTCGACTATGGGGAAGAAGATTTAGATCAATTTAGAACCGGTGAGCGCATCGATTTGCTGCTGGAACTCGTGCTGAGCGACGCCGAAAATAATCCCGAGAGTTTTCGGCAGTACTACTTTGCGCTGCCCGATGACGATGCCGTCGTCGAGCTGCCCCTACCGCTAGAGTCGCCGTTGGCAGTGGGGCAAACTTACCAGTGGACGGCCCGGCTGCTCTGTCGCAGACTCACCGCTGAGGGCACCGTGAGTAATGAGTCAGTGGCCGCTTCGCCAACCAGGCTGAATGAGGTCGAGCAAACCTCCGTGTTTGGCTTTATTACCCGAGTGCCGAGCAGCGCCGAACTAGAAACCGCGATCGCCAGCAACGACCCAGAAGCCCGCTATCAAGCCTACATCGACAACCAATTATGGTTTGAGTTGGTCGCTGATTTGGCGACTGTCCCCAATGCTCCCGAATGGCCCTCCCTGCTCGAGGCGTGGGATATTCCGGTGACGGATGCGGCCCCGCAAACCCTACAGCCCCTACGCGAAGTCTCATCAGAGAATTAA
- a CDS encoding PAS domain S-box protein has translation MAELSNLRQQLAAAQVQIQQLSHQLTTERATAAATQAQLTDQLNQQTEQLHALEAKTEQLQHLINASPATTYRCEAAVNYGCTFITPNIQAILGYSPEAVLSEPQFWPQRLHPDDTERALADLAQLFEQGHLVNEYRFRHRDGHYVWLRDERNVLLDDQGDPATVVGYFTDISEQKRLVADRAQTEQRVEQELQRIAEENQQFRQVLAEQAATYRHLFDGNPQPMWVYDLETLQFLAVNDAAIAKYGYSRAEFLAMTIADIRPAADVPRLLANVAQVDTGLDLAGIWQHCLRNGQIIQVEIVSYALEFEGRRAELVMAQDITPRVAAQQALQELNRALEQTVAERTAALHQSQAEIQAVLNNSPFKIYVEDLAGRYRFVNQAFLTLLDRQLEEVLGKTPFDLFPAHIAEQFRANEQSLITQGNVQQFEEVVLIDGEERTLLSHKFWLRDAQGEAYGLCGMSIDITDRKAMEAELEDSRDRLQAVITALPDLVFRMTREGRYLDFYPSAFTPNIGSLDDLTGHLMTDVLPVDIAQAHLFRIERALRTQKLCVSEQRIELHGQVRYEEVRVRPCGADEVVFVIRDITARKQQDLQIQHQLAAIEAAVNGIAILQNDQYLYLNRAHLDLFGYTQPELVGQPWTMLYGPDELARIEQDILPIVARDGAWSGNVRATRKDGTTFDEGISLTLTPDGLLICVCEDISDRKAAERASRASQAFLQTVLDTAPIAIFWKDVQGIYRGGNAKTVEVFGLSSLDELLHHTDQQMAWPPEIVEAIQAQDRQIITTQEPCLNIEQHLVTTTGVEVWVEINKVPLCDENGQITGILGTAQDVTQRKRAETELQNLTDRLSLALEASAIGTWDWDLAHEVSWDAQMHTIYDLQHPDDRAVYETWSNSLHPDDRERVEALLQAALRGEADYETEFRIRRPDGELRWLYAIALVQRDPQGHPTRVVGINQDITDRKAAEGQLLHLSNRLSLALDAGQLGVWSWDLDQQLYWDAALCRMYGIPETSQLNSWQAWRSQIHRDDIGRVEALMQAAIEGAPYTGVEFRIWHTNGELRWMQSFAQVQRDDQGRPVQLVGLNRDITHRKRAELDLVAYAHEIEDLYNNAPCGYCSFDAEDRVTRINDTALRWLDYPREAVLGQPMTQFITVASHATYQAQKALLVESGQLSNLEYEITLLGRDGAHLQVLMSEQLEKDETGNILGSRATLVDIRQRLKAERLLKQQFVQEKQLREITQHMRQSLDLSEILPVVTQQVKQMLGGDRVIVFQLLADGHSRIAAEAVSPEFLALHEQPWADEVWPQQMLEVYCQGQPRIVPDGMPNPWTDCPQDYARQGQIQSKIVAPILTDLFESATHRRVNPQPVRKLWGVLVVHAGQEPRQWRPSEAQRLQQVADQLAISIQQAHLFEQLQQELGDRQRAEQQLAERNQQLSVSNQELARATRLKDEFLANMSHELRTPLNAILGMAEGLQEEVFGPVTERQQRSLVTIERSGTHLLSLINDILDLSKIEAGQLELEFAVLDVDLLCQSSLTFVKQQAYKKQLQLTTQMPSRLPALYGDERRLRQVLINLLTNAVKFTPAGGQVTLSVTYTPFTLELARRHDIVHPQADAATTVGVLALAVTDTGIGISAENAQKLFQPFVQVDTALNRQHEGTGLGLALVKRIAELHGGQVELTSEVDRGSCFTVRLPILATAAATMGDRPARMAAPGTVDRDTAPLLLLVEDNEANIATTTAYLTAKGYYLIVANTGLEAIHLAQTTQPDLILMDVQMPEMDGFEAIAQLRQNPDLAAIPIIAVTALAMESDRDRCLAAGATAYISKPIRLKQLAQTIQELLQP, from the coding sequence ATGGCAGAGCTATCCAATCTCCGGCAGCAGCTAGCCGCCGCCCAAGTCCAGATTCAGCAACTATCTCACCAGCTGACGACAGAACGGGCCACCGCCGCCGCCACCCAAGCCCAGTTGACCGACCAACTGAACCAGCAGACTGAGCAGTTGCACGCCTTAGAGGCGAAAACTGAGCAGCTACAGCACCTGATTAATGCCAGCCCGGCCACGACCTATCGATGTGAGGCGGCGGTGAACTATGGCTGCACGTTCATTACGCCCAATATTCAGGCAATTTTGGGATATTCCCCAGAGGCTGTGCTGAGCGAACCGCAGTTTTGGCCACAGCGGCTGCATCCAGACGATACGGAGCGAGCCCTGGCAGACCTTGCTCAGCTATTTGAACAGGGCCATTTGGTCAACGAATATCGCTTTCGCCATCGGGATGGCCATTATGTGTGGCTACGAGATGAACGGAACGTATTGCTAGATGACCAGGGTGACCCAGCCACGGTGGTGGGCTATTTCACGGATATAAGCGAGCAGAAACGGCTGGTGGCCGATCGCGCCCAAACTGAACAGCGAGTCGAGCAAGAACTGCAACGCATTGCGGAGGAAAATCAGCAGTTTCGTCAGGTCTTGGCTGAGCAAGCGGCCACTTACCGGCACCTGTTTGACGGCAACCCCCAGCCCATGTGGGTATATGACCTGGAAACGCTGCAATTCCTAGCGGTTAACGATGCCGCGATCGCCAAATACGGCTATTCCCGGGCAGAATTTTTGGCCATGACCATTGCCGACATTCGCCCCGCCGCCGACGTGCCCCGGCTGCTGGCAAACGTGGCCCAGGTCGATACTGGACTCGATCTGGCGGGAATCTGGCAGCACTGCCTGCGCAATGGTCAGATCATTCAGGTCGAGATTGTGTCTTACGCCCTAGAGTTCGAAGGGCGACGGGCAGAACTGGTAATGGCTCAGGATATTACTCCACGGGTCGCCGCTCAACAAGCCCTCCAGGAGCTCAATCGGGCTCTAGAGCAAACCGTTGCTGAACGCACTGCTGCCCTACATCAGAGCCAGGCAGAGATCCAGGCAGTGCTGAATAATTCGCCCTTCAAAATCTACGTTGAAGATTTGGCCGGACGCTATCGCTTTGTTAACCAAGCGTTTCTCACCCTTTTGGATCGCCAACTCGAAGAGGTGTTAGGCAAAACGCCCTTTGACCTGTTTCCGGCCCATATTGCTGAACAGTTTCGAGCCAATGAGCAGTCGCTGATCACCCAAGGCAATGTGCAGCAGTTTGAAGAAGTCGTTTTGATCGATGGTGAAGAGCGCACCTTGTTATCCCACAAGTTTTGGTTGCGAGATGCCCAAGGCGAGGCGTATGGGCTCTGCGGTATGTCGATAGATATTACCGATCGCAAAGCTATGGAAGCCGAACTGGAAGACAGTCGCGATCGCCTGCAAGCCGTCATCACCGCCTTACCCGATCTCGTCTTTCGGATGACGCGGGAGGGGCGATATTTAGACTTTTATCCCTCGGCGTTTACGCCCAACATTGGCAGCCTGGATGATTTGACCGGCCATCTAATGACGGACGTCTTACCCGTTGATATTGCCCAAGCCCATTTGTTTCGCATTGAGCGCGCCCTCAGAACCCAAAAACTGTGTGTGAGCGAGCAGCGCATTGAGTTGCACGGCCAAGTGCGCTACGAAGAAGTGCGAGTGCGGCCCTGTGGCGCGGACGAAGTGGTCTTTGTGATTCGCGATATCACGGCTCGCAAACAGCAAGACCTGCAAATCCAACATCAACTCGCCGCCATTGAGGCCGCTGTCAATGGCATTGCCATTTTGCAAAATGACCAATACCTGTATTTAAATCGGGCCCACCTCGACCTGTTTGGCTATACCCAGCCAGAATTGGTCGGGCAACCGTGGACCATGCTATACGGGCCAGACGAATTGGCTCGCATAGAACAGGACATTTTGCCCATCGTGGCTCGTGATGGTGCCTGGAGCGGCAACGTTAGGGCCACTCGCAAAGACGGCACCACGTTTGATGAGGGGATATCGCTAACGCTCACCCCGGATGGGTTGCTGATTTGTGTGTGCGAAGACATCAGCGATCGCAAGGCCGCCGAACGAGCCTCAAGAGCCTCGCAAGCCTTTTTGCAAACCGTATTAGATACGGCCCCCATCGCCATATTTTGGAAAGATGTGCAAGGGATCTATCGGGGGGGCAACGCCAAAACGGTGGAGGTGTTTGGGCTTTCCTCACTCGATGAATTGCTGCATCACACCGATCAGCAAATGGCCTGGCCGCCAGAGATTGTCGAGGCCATTCAAGCCCAAGATCGGCAGATTATCACCACTCAAGAACCGTGTCTCAACATCGAGCAGCACTTAGTGACGACGACTGGCGTCGAAGTTTGGGTTGAGATCAATAAAGTTCCCCTCTGCGATGAAAATGGCCAAATCACGGGCATTTTGGGCACTGCGCAAGATGTGACCCAACGCAAGCGCGCCGAAACTGAGTTGCAAAATTTGACTGATCGCCTCTCCCTGGCGTTGGAAGCTAGTGCGATCGGCACCTGGGATTGGGATTTAGCCCACGAAGTGTCTTGGGATGCGCAAATGCATACCATCTACGACTTGCAACACCCTGACGACCGGGCCGTTTACGAGACCTGGAGCAATAGCCTGCATCCCGATGACCGAGAGCGAGTAGAGGCGCTGTTGCAAGCAGCCCTGCGGGGCGAAGCCGACTATGAAACTGAGTTTCGCATCCGGCGACCCGATGGCGAACTGCGCTGGCTTTATGCGATCGCCCTGGTGCAGCGAGACCCTCAGGGGCACCCGACCCGAGTGGTCGGCATTAACCAAGACATCACCGATCGCAAAGCAGCAGAAGGGCAACTTTTGCATCTCTCCAATCGCCTTTCTCTCGCCTTAGACGCAGGCCAGTTGGGCGTTTGGAGCTGGGACTTAGACCAGCAACTCTATTGGGATGCGGCGTTATGCCGTATGTATGGCATTCCCGAAACCAGCCAGCTAAACTCCTGGCAAGCATGGCGCAGCCAAATTCACCGTGATGATATTGGGCGGGTCGAGGCACTGATGCAGGCCGCCATTGAGGGTGCCCCCTACACCGGGGTCGAGTTTCGCATCTGGCACACCAACGGCGAACTGCGATGGATGCAATCCTTTGCCCAAGTGCAGCGCGATGACCAGGGCCGCCCGGTGCAGTTGGTCGGCCTTAATCGCGATATCACTCACCGCAAGCGAGCCGAACTAGATCTGGTCGCTTATGCCCATGAGATCGAAGATCTATACAACAACGCCCCCTGCGGTTATTGCTCTTTTGATGCCGAGGACCGTGTGACCCGCATCAACGACACCGCCCTGCGGTGGCTCGACTATCCACGGGAGGCAGTGCTGGGGCAACCCATGACGCAGTTCATCACCGTCGCGAGTCATGCCACTTATCAAGCGCAAAAAGCGCTGTTGGTTGAGTCAGGTCAGCTCAGCAACCTGGAATATGAAATCACCCTGCTGGGCCGCGATGGTGCGCACTTGCAGGTGCTGATGAGTGAACAGCTGGAAAAAGATGAGACGGGCAATATTTTGGGCAGTCGGGCCACCCTGGTGGACATCCGCCAGCGGCTCAAGGCGGAACGATTGCTAAAACAGCAGTTTGTCCAAGAAAAACAGTTGCGGGAAATCACCCAGCATATGCGCCAATCCCTAGACCTATCGGAGATTTTGCCCGTGGTGACCCAGCAGGTCAAGCAAATGCTGGGGGGCGATCGCGTCATTGTGTTCCAGCTGTTGGCGGATGGTCATAGCCGCATCGCAGCGGAAGCCGTCAGCCCCGAGTTTCTGGCGCTGCATGAGCAACCCTGGGCAGATGAAGTCTGGCCTCAGCAGATGCTGGAGGTTTATTGTCAGGGGCAACCCCGCATTGTGCCAGACGGGATGCCCAATCCCTGGACGGACTGCCCGCAAGACTATGCTCGCCAGGGGCAGATTCAATCCAAAATTGTGGCCCCCATCCTCACTGACCTATTTGAGTCTGCCACTCACCGACGGGTTAACCCCCAGCCGGTCCGTAAACTCTGGGGTGTGCTGGTAGTCCATGCCGGTCAAGAGCCGCGGCAGTGGCGACCCTCGGAAGCCCAGCGACTCCAGCAAGTTGCCGATCAGCTGGCGATCTCGATTCAACAAGCCCACCTATTTGAGCAGTTGCAGCAAGAGTTGGGCGATCGCCAGCGGGCCGAACAACAACTGGCCGAGCGCAACCAGCAACTCTCTGTCAGCAACCAGGAATTGGCACGCGCCACCCGCCTCAAAGACGAATTCCTCGCCAATATGAGTCATGAACTGCGCACTCCCCTCAATGCCATTCTCGGCATGGCCGAAGGACTGCAAGAGGAAGTCTTTGGCCCGGTTACCGAGCGCCAGCAGCGCAGTCTTGTCACCATCGAGCGCAGCGGCACCCATCTGCTGTCGCTGATCAACGACATTCTGGATTTATCCAAAATTGAGGCGGGCCAGCTCGAACTCGAATTCGCTGTTCTGGATGTGGATTTGCTTTGCCAGTCCAGCCTCACTTTTGTCAAACAGCAGGCTTATAAAAAGCAACTCCAGCTCACTACCCAGATGCCGTCCCGTCTGCCGGCTCTGTATGGTGACGAACGTCGTCTGCGCCAGGTGCTCATTAACCTGCTTACCAACGCCGTCAAATTCACGCCGGCAGGCGGCCAAGTCACGCTGTCAGTTACCTATACTCCCTTCACATTAGAATTGGCCCGCCGCCACGATATTGTTCATCCCCAGGCCGATGCTGCCACTACCGTCGGCGTGCTGGCCTTGGCCGTGACCGATACCGGCATTGGCATCAGCGCCGAAAATGCTCAAAAGCTCTTCCAACCCTTCGTCCAGGTCGATACTGCGCTTAATCGTCAGCACGAGGGCACCGGGCTCGGGCTGGCCCTGGTTAAACGCATTGCCGAGCTGCACGGCGGCCAAGTCGAACTCACGAGTGAAGTCGATCGCGGCAGTTGTTTCACTGTGCGGTTGCCGATTTTGGCTACGGCGGCGGCTACCATGGGCGATCGCCCAGCGAGGATGGCTGCTCCGGGCACGGTCGATCGCGACACCGCGCCCCTACTTTTGCTCGTCGAAGACAACGAAGCCAATATCGCCACCACCACCGCTTATTTGACCGCTAAAGGCTATTACCTGATCGTCGCCAACACTGGCCTAGAGGCCATCCATCTAGCCCAAACCACGCAGCCAGACTTGATTTTGATGGATGTGCAAATGCCCGAGATGGATGGCTTTGAGGCGATCGCCCAGCTGCGCCAAAATCCCGATCTGGCAGCGATACCCATCATTGCCGTCACCGCCCTCGCCATGGAGAGCGATCGCGATCGCTGCCTCGCCGCCGGAGCCACTGCCTACATCAGCAAGCCGATTCGGCTAAAACAGCTTGCCCAAACGATTCAAGAGCTGCTGCAGCCTTGA
- a CDS encoding TIR domain-containing protein — protein sequence MNPLQDVFISYGRADSREFAARLNQRLIESGLEVWFDFDDIPLGVDYQKQIDDGIDKADNFLFIISPHSVNSPYCELEIELALKRNKRILPILHVEEISRETWQQRTPEGTEAEWEAYKAAGKHSHFPNMHAAIRKINWVYFREGIDDFEKSLQDLLALFERDRDYVHQHTVLLSQALTWQVNHQRPQDLLVNEALQAAERWLQTEFRDRQPPCIPTRLHCRFISESLKNAQDGMTEVFLSHAESDRETFEQIYAALTRAGLTVWSNWHDIQTGVDFKEAINRGIETTDNVVYLLSPEAAQSPWCQLELDYAMQLNKRIIPVLIQPLALEAVSPAIAALQFIDLTAAPPEADGVPQIGELLKAIKSEADYYHTHKQLLVQALKWERQLRNPCVLLQGKELNQTVAWLQVAQKRTQQPPLPLQIDFVQTSLQQPADLGLNVFIISHSRDLTFARKLNETLQIQGERTWFETDRVAASAELTTLITQNIERAENVVVVVSVEALADPPILADLQTAQTLSKRVIAVSYQAEVMPLVNQLRTKLAHQSFSDGPSQPEPTALPAALMTSSWVDFCDRDGDFVANFGNLYRILKSHPDHVRNHTRLLMRATSWEQANRDDSALLRPKELPKAEQWLATAADLSPPPADLHKTYLQASRDVLSRKVKPRSVLGVSLGATLLILMARFMGLLQGAELLAYDHLLRQRPNEPQDDRFLTVTIDADSGSYLREGLISERYTPSIGTLPDDALIEVLRILQQNQARLVGLDFYRDFPANPELKSLLEASDNFIAVCNLSQGGTGVQQPSEVDSAQVGFANMAGDQQAGLSYVRRHFLMDGADPPDCDTNTAFNLLLAQRYLAQEGVVFSSPAKPEGGFRGNGMNLGEVVVPNLFVARGPYYNAAELQGYQTLLNFRTAPNPDENIAKDATRFAPQVTLEALLTGQVPRELIADRIVLIGYTDLTDRNADSWDTPYGQMPGVFLHGQKASQLISAALDDRPLLGWWSLDKELLWIAAWAIAGGLLARQLIRWPRLAGGWAIAVVLLYSSCWLAMVAYSVWIPFVPALLTLTISTGGISILSYRLRHP from the coding sequence ATGAATCCACTCCAAGATGTCTTTATCTCCTATGGACGGGCGGACAGTCGCGAGTTTGCCGCCCGGCTCAATCAGCGACTGATTGAGTCCGGTCTCGAAGTTTGGTTCGACTTTGACGACATTCCCCTTGGGGTCGACTATCAAAAGCAAATTGATGACGGCATCGACAAAGCCGACAACTTCCTCTTCATCATTTCGCCCCACTCGGTCAACTCGCCCTATTGCGAGTTAGAAATTGAGCTGGCGCTGAAGCGCAACAAGCGCATTTTGCCGATTTTGCATGTCGAAGAAATTAGTCGCGAGACCTGGCAACAGCGCACCCCTGAGGGCACCGAGGCTGAGTGGGAAGCCTACAAAGCGGCGGGTAAGCATTCGCACTTTCCCAACATGCATGCGGCGATTCGCAAAATCAACTGGGTGTACTTTCGCGAAGGGATTGATGATTTTGAGAAATCGCTGCAAGATCTGCTGGCCCTATTTGAGCGCGATCGCGACTACGTCCACCAGCACACCGTTTTGCTCAGCCAGGCGCTCACCTGGCAAGTCAACCATCAGCGCCCGCAAGATTTATTGGTAAATGAAGCGCTGCAAGCCGCTGAGCGCTGGCTGCAAACGGAATTTCGCGATCGCCAGCCCCCCTGTATCCCGACGCGACTGCACTGCCGGTTTATATCCGAAAGCCTGAAAAATGCTCAGGATGGCATGACCGAGGTGTTTTTGAGTCATGCCGAAAGCGATCGCGAAACCTTTGAGCAAATTTATGCCGCCCTGACCCGTGCCGGACTCACCGTTTGGAGCAACTGGCACGACATTCAAACCGGGGTGGACTTTAAGGAAGCGATTAACCGGGGCATTGAAACCACTGACAACGTGGTTTACTTGCTGTCCCCCGAAGCGGCCCAATCACCTTGGTGCCAGCTAGAACTGGACTATGCAATGCAGCTCAACAAGCGCATCATTCCGGTTCTGATTCAGCCGTTGGCTTTAGAGGCGGTGTCGCCAGCGATCGCTGCCCTTCAGTTTATTGACCTCACCGCCGCCCCCCCTGAAGCAGATGGCGTGCCCCAAATTGGCGAGCTGCTGAAGGCGATTAAATCCGAAGCCGATTATTATCACACCCACAAGCAGCTGTTAGTACAAGCGCTGAAGTGGGAGCGCCAATTGCGTAATCCCTGTGTGCTGCTGCAAGGCAAAGAGCTGAATCAAACCGTGGCGTGGCTACAAGTGGCGCAAAAGCGCACTCAACAGCCGCCGTTGCCCCTTCAGATCGACTTTGTGCAGACCAGTTTGCAGCAGCCCGCTGATCTGGGCCTCAACGTTTTCATCATCAGCCATTCGCGCGATCTGACCTTTGCCCGCAAGCTCAACGAAACCCTCCAGATTCAAGGGGAACGCACCTGGTTTGAAACCGATCGGGTCGCCGCCAGTGCCGAACTCACGACCCTGATTACTCAAAATATTGAACGGGCTGAAAACGTCGTCGTGGTCGTTTCGGTAGAGGCGTTGGCCGACCCGCCTATTTTGGCTGATTTGCAGACGGCGCAGACGCTATCAAAACGAGTGATCGCGGTGTCCTACCAGGCTGAGGTGATGCCGCTGGTGAACCAATTAAGAACAAAACTGGCTCATCAAAGTTTCTCCGACGGCCCCAGCCAACCGGAACCGACTGCCCTGCCAGCCGCCCTGATGACCAGTTCTTGGGTGGATTTTTGCGATCGCGATGGGGATTTCGTCGCTAACTTTGGCAATTTGTACCGCATTCTCAAAAGCCATCCTGACCATGTGCGCAACCATACGCGCTTGCTCATGCGGGCCACCAGTTGGGAGCAGGCCAACCGCGATGATAGTGCGTTGCTGCGCCCCAAAGAGTTACCGAAAGCCGAGCAGTGGCTGGCCACCGCCGCCGACCTGTCACCGCCCCCCGCTGACCTGCACAAAACCTATTTGCAAGCCAGTCGAGACGTGCTATCGCGCAAAGTCAAGCCGCGATCGGTGCTGGGGGTGAGCCTCGGCGCCACCCTCCTCATTCTGATGGCTCGGTTTATGGGACTGCTGCAAGGGGCCGAACTGTTGGCCTACGACCATCTCTTGCGCCAGCGTCCCAACGAACCGCAGGACGATCGCTTTCTCACGGTCACCATTGACGCCGACAGCGGCTCTTACCTGCGCGAGGGCCTCATCAGCGAACGCTACACCCCCAGCATTGGCACCCTGCCCGATGATGCCCTCATCGAGGTTTTGCGTATTCTGCAGCAAAATCAAGCGCGCTTGGTCGGTCTGGACTTTTACCGCGATTTTCCCGCCAATCCAGAGCTGAAAAGCCTCTTGGAAGCGAGTGACAACTTTATTGCGGTTTGTAATCTGTCGCAAGGCGGCACGGGCGTCCAGCAACCCAGCGAAGTCGACAGTGCTCAGGTCGGGTTTGCGAATATGGCGGGTGATCAGCAAGCCGGACTCAGTTATGTGCGCCGTCACTTTTTGATGGATGGTGCCGATCCGCCCGATTGCGACACCAACACGGCGTTTAATCTGTTGCTGGCTCAGCGCTATCTCGCTCAAGAAGGGGTTGTCTTTAGCAGTCCAGCCAAGCCCGAAGGCGGCTTTAGGGGGAACGGGATGAACCTGGGCGAAGTGGTCGTGCCTAACTTATTTGTGGCGCGTGGCCCTTATTACAACGCGGCCGAGTTGCAAGGCTATCAAACCCTGCTGAACTTCCGCACGGCGCCCAATCCAGACGAAAATATTGCCAAAGATGCCACCCGCTTTGCGCCCCAAGTGACGTTAGAAGCCCTGCTCACCGGACAGGTGCCTCGGGAACTGATTGCCGATCGCATCGTCCTCATCGGCTATACCGACTTAACCGATCGCAATGCCGACTCTTGGGATACCCCCTATGGCCAAATGCCCGGAGTCTTTTTGCACGGGCAAAAGGCGAGCCAACTCATCAGTGCAGCGTTGGATGATCGCCCGCTGCTCGGTTGGTGGTCACTCGACAAAGAGCTGTTGTGGATTGCGGCCTGGGCGATCGCGGGGGGGCTGTTAGCCCGACAGCTCATTCGCTGGCCCCGGCTGGCTGGGGGCTGGGCGATCGCGGTCGTCCTACTGTACAGCAGCTGTTGGCTGGCTATGGTCGCCTACTCAGTCTGGATTCCCTTCGTGCCCGCCCTGCTGACCTTGACAATCAGCACCGGAGGCATTTCAATTCTCAGCTATCGTCTCCGCCATCCCTAA